One part of the Glycine soja cultivar W05 chromosome 11, ASM419377v2, whole genome shotgun sequence genome encodes these proteins:
- the LOC114374361 gene encoding protein WUSCHEL-like: MMEPQQQQGSQQQQQNEDAGGSGKGGFLSRQSSTRWTPTNDQIRILKDLYYNNGIRSPSAEQIQRISARLRQYGKIEGKNVFYWFQNHKARERQKKRFTFDHNNNNVPMQQRPPTHPNPSASAWKPDPIHTKYSNISSTAGISSASSSSVEMVTVGHMGNYGYGSAPMEKSFRDCSISAGGSSGHVGINHNLGWVGVDPYSSTYANFFDKIRPTDQEEEAENFGATKIETLPLFPMHGEDIHGYCNLKSNSYNYDGNGWYHTEEGFKNASRASLELSLNSYTRRSPDYD, encoded by the exons ATGATGGaacctcaacaacaacaagggagccaacaacaacaacaaaacgaGGATGCAGGTGGCAGTGGAAAAGGGGGGTTTCTGAGCAGGCAAAGTAGTACACGGTGGACTCCCACAAACGACCAGATACGAATACTGAAGGACCTTTACTACAACAATGGAATTAGATCCCCGAGTGCAGAGCAGATTCAGAGGATCTCTGCTAGGCTGAGGCAGTACGGTAAGATTGAAGGCAAGAATGTCTTTTATTGGTTCCAGAACCACAAAGCTCGAGAAAGGCAGAAGAAAAGGTTCACTTTTGATCATAATAACAATAACGTCCCCATGCAACAAAGACCACCAACTCATCCTAATCCTTCTGCTTCTGCTTGGAAACCTGATCCCATTCACACCAAGTATTCTAACATCTCTTCTACTGCAG GGATCTCTTcggcatcttcttcttctgttgagATGGTTACTGTGGGACATATGGGGAATTATGGGTATGGTTCTGCGCCCATGGAGAAAAGTTTTAGG GACTGCTCAATATCAGCTGGGGGTAGCAGTGGCCATGTTGGAATAAACCACAACTTGGGGTGGGTCGGTGTGGACCCATATTCCTCAACCTATGCCAACTTCTTTGACAAAATAAGGCCAACTGAtcaggaagaagaagcagagaATTTTGGTGCTACTAAGATTGAAACCCTCCCTTTATTCCCTATGCACGGTGAGGACATCCATGGCTATTGCAACCTCAAGTCTAATTCCTATAACTATGATGGAAATGGCTGGTATCATACTGAAGAAGGGTTCAAGAATGCTTCCCGTGCTTCCTTGGAGCTCAGTCTCAATTCCTACACTCGCAGGTCTCCAGATTATGATTAA